From the Candidatus Cloacimonadota bacterium genome, one window contains:
- the secF gene encoding protein translocase subunit SecF, which produces MRFFGETKIDFIGKRKIAFTISIIVILAGLVSLIINGGPKYGIDFTGGLSLELELTPINNQAQKIDVQMLRDLLTTAGIESAEIQAISSSDKTRDLFLIKTKTAEEGEEKVSTQIVNLIKKEYPNNVDPTTLIRLQEEVGPKIGGELKEKAILAIFWALLGIILYIWWRFEFTFGLAAVAALLHDVLITVGIFSLFGKEISLSIVAALLTIVGYSLNDTIVVFDRIREDMRVFRKESFHSVFNHSINETLSRTIITSLTTFVVVLALYLFGGTVIHDFAFALLVGVIVGTYSSIFVASPLMVAHFTNRQKRMAKRGRKKR; this is translated from the coding sequence ATGAGATTCTTTGGAGAAACTAAAATAGATTTCATAGGGAAAAGAAAGATAGCTTTCACAATTTCTATCATTGTTATCCTGGCTGGTCTGGTTTCGCTTATCATTAATGGCGGACCAAAATATGGTATTGATTTTACCGGTGGATTATCTTTAGAATTGGAACTTACTCCAATTAATAATCAAGCACAGAAGATCGATGTCCAAATGCTGCGAGATTTACTGACAACTGCTGGTATCGAAAGTGCAGAGATTCAGGCAATAAGCAGTTCGGATAAAACCAGAGACCTTTTCCTGATTAAAACCAAAACTGCAGAAGAAGGTGAAGAAAAAGTAAGTACACAAATCGTTAACCTTATCAAAAAAGAATATCCCAATAATGTAGATCCAACTACTCTGATTCGTTTACAGGAAGAAGTTGGACCCAAAATTGGTGGTGAACTAAAAGAGAAAGCTATTTTAGCTATTTTCTGGGCACTTCTGGGTATCATTCTTTACATCTGGTGGCGTTTTGAATTTACATTCGGTTTGGCTGCAGTTGCTGCTTTGTTACACGACGTTCTTATCACTGTCGGTATCTTTTCTCTGTTTGGAAAAGAGATCAGTTTATCGATAGTAGCAGCACTTCTTACTATTGTTGGATATTCTCTTAACGATACGATCGTTGTGTTCGACCGAATTCGTGAAGACATGAGAGTGTTCCGTAAAGAATCGTTCCATAGCGTTTTCAATCACAGTATCAATGAAACACTCAGTCGAACGATCATCACTTCATTAACTACTTTTGTTGTGGTTCTTGCCTTGTATTTGTTTGGCGGCACAGTTATTCATGATTTTGCCTTTGCACTTCTGGTTGGTGTTATCGTAGGTACATATTCTTCTATATTTGTAGCAAGCCCACTCATGGTTGCTCATTTTACCAATCGTCAGAAACGCATGGCAAAACGAGGACGTAAAAAACGTTAA
- a CDS encoding response regulator has translation MKIYSFKNIKSRIRFWFYFMSIIPLLIALTITYLQRSEAIKMRAENKLVAVRDMKIEQIREWFLERRGDLNTIASDLEIREISDIMNKEQKTATDLYRIKVARNLIKRLMLNFRAYSEIFIIDAEKGVIQISTNSENEGISKISEPYFKNPLNSGDFCITDIYYSKSLKKTAMAFSIPINPEDSSEINSILVARIDLENSIYKILNVHAGLGETGENLIVDENSIALSNLRWKKADPLTFQIEAFPAQMGAAGISGTVKTKDYRGSEVIAAYSHIPEFNWGIVSKQDAKELYAPLYKMVLNYFFLFLILVIVISIILRFLTNSIVVPINRLIEFAQRVRNEDFSARLHNNYNDEYKLLADTFNKLAEVTGAAIQIQKSVNSFSGKIIRTQSRQDFASVTLTELMAQTSAQMAVYYVQKDESEYFVHFYSIGANRELWQSFNADKLEGELGMAIQSKRIYRIQNIPQDTIFKFNSTLAEIVLNEIICIPILVNEEVKAVITLGCVQKLREDQMEMISRIWLNINAVYSRLLASEKVEKLVAELQNKNEELQSQAEELQEQTEELQSQAEELQLNSEELQQQNTELEMQRRQVAEANQLKSEFLSNMSHELRTPLNSILALSRVLIDQGKSVLNHEQLNYLEIVERNGKNLLKMINEILDLSKIEAGKMNIAVSKFSLSNLLQDILDGLRPLADEKKIKLKYKPKTNLPPIESDEQKLYQVLMNIINNAIKFTEKGKVKIDVEKQNDKFYIEISDTGIGISKEALPYIFDEFRQADGTASRKFEGTGLGLAISYKLMSILGGDIEVKSKIGEGSTFTVIIPLKIDSIENGIKIENRKTKKKNSDHIRKKNHLLIVEDNPTTIIQIKEILQQEGFSIEIAEGGRQALDYVEERIPDGIILDLMMPDVDGFEVLETIRSKPETENIPVLILTAKNLTNKDLKKLTSNNIQQLVQKGDINRTGFLNKISEMMSEEESKFEVGKTKASVKNGKPKILIIEDDPDSVITLKAILKDNYDILEANDGEAGLRKAVFKLPDVILLDINLPKMDGTEIAGILKNSADTKHIKIIAVTARVMPEDKEYILASGCDGFISKPVDKKDLITEIEKQMRILKKN, from the coding sequence ATGAAAATTTATAGTTTCAAAAACATTAAATCCAGAATCAGATTCTGGTTTTATTTTATGTCTATCATTCCTTTATTGATAGCATTAACGATAACTTATCTGCAAAGATCAGAAGCCATAAAAATGCGGGCTGAAAACAAACTTGTTGCAGTTCGAGACATGAAAATCGAACAGATTCGAGAATGGTTTCTTGAACGTCGGGGAGATCTTAATACAATTGCCAGCGACCTGGAAATTCGTGAGATTTCAGACATCATGAACAAAGAACAAAAAACGGCAACAGATCTATATCGGATCAAAGTTGCCCGCAATTTGATCAAAAGGCTTATGTTAAATTTCAGAGCATATTCCGAAATATTTATTATCGATGCCGAAAAAGGAGTTATCCAGATTTCTACGAATTCCGAAAATGAAGGGATTTCCAAGATTTCCGAGCCCTATTTCAAAAATCCCCTCAATTCGGGTGATTTTTGTATTACAGATATCTATTATTCCAAATCTTTAAAAAAGACGGCCATGGCTTTTTCGATTCCCATTAATCCGGAAGATTCCAGTGAAATAAATTCTATTTTAGTTGCTCGAATCGATTTGGAAAATTCTATTTATAAAATTCTGAATGTTCATGCTGGTCTTGGCGAAACAGGTGAAAATCTTATTGTCGATGAAAATTCGATTGCACTCAGTAATCTGCGCTGGAAAAAGGCAGATCCACTTACATTCCAGATCGAAGCCTTCCCTGCTCAAATGGGAGCTGCTGGAATCAGTGGAACTGTAAAAACAAAGGATTATCGAGGCAGCGAAGTGATTGCCGCATATTCTCATATTCCAGAATTCAACTGGGGAATAGTAAGCAAACAGGATGCAAAAGAATTGTATGCTCCACTTTATAAAATGGTTTTGAATTACTTTTTTCTCTTCTTAATTCTGGTTATTGTCATTAGTATTATTCTGCGATTTCTCACTAACTCGATCGTAGTTCCGATCAACAGATTGATAGAATTTGCTCAAAGAGTTCGCAATGAAGATTTTTCTGCCCGCTTACACAATAATTATAACGATGAATATAAGCTTTTAGCTGATACATTCAATAAATTGGCAGAAGTAACAGGAGCGGCAATTCAGATTCAAAAAAGTGTGAATTCGTTTTCCGGCAAAATCATCAGAACGCAATCGAGACAGGATTTTGCTTCCGTAACTCTAACCGAACTAATGGCTCAGACATCTGCACAAATGGCGGTTTATTATGTGCAGAAAGATGAGTCGGAATATTTTGTACATTTTTATTCGATAGGAGCGAATCGAGAACTCTGGCAGAGTTTTAATGCAGATAAGCTGGAAGGCGAACTTGGGATGGCAATTCAAAGCAAACGAATTTATCGCATTCAAAACATTCCGCAAGACACAATATTCAAATTTAATTCCACACTCGCAGAGATCGTTCTAAATGAAATAATCTGCATTCCCATTCTGGTAAATGAAGAAGTCAAGGCTGTTATCACACTTGGTTGCGTGCAGAAACTCCGAGAAGATCAAATGGAAATGATCAGCAGAATCTGGCTCAATATCAATGCTGTCTATTCCAGATTGCTTGCCTCTGAAAAGGTAGAAAAACTGGTTGCAGAATTGCAGAATAAAAATGAGGAATTGCAGTCTCAGGCAGAAGAATTGCAAGAACAAACCGAGGAGCTGCAATCTCAGGCAGAAGAATTACAGCTGAATTCCGAAGAGCTGCAACAGCAGAACACCGAGCTGGAAATGCAGCGTCGCCAGGTAGCGGAAGCAAATCAACTGAAAAGTGAATTTCTTTCTAATATGAGCCACGAATTACGAACACCATTAAATTCGATTTTAGCTCTTTCCAGAGTTTTGATAGATCAAGGAAAAAGTGTTTTGAACCATGAACAGCTCAATTATCTGGAAATAGTAGAACGAAATGGCAAAAATCTTTTGAAAATGATAAATGAGATACTCGATCTTTCCAAAATAGAAGCTGGTAAAATGAATATTGCAGTAAGTAAATTTTCATTATCGAATTTACTGCAGGACATCTTAGATGGATTGCGACCTTTGGCCGATGAGAAGAAGATTAAACTGAAATACAAACCGAAAACGAATCTCCCGCCTATAGAATCTGATGAGCAAAAATTATATCAAGTTCTTATGAACATCATCAATAATGCTATCAAATTTACGGAAAAAGGAAAGGTAAAGATCGATGTTGAAAAACAGAACGACAAATTTTACATAGAAATTAGTGATACAGGAATTGGAATTTCAAAAGAGGCACTTCCATACATTTTCGATGAATTCAGACAAGCCGATGGAACAGCTTCCCGCAAATTTGAAGGTACCGGTTTAGGATTGGCAATTTCTTATAAGTTAATGTCAATTCTGGGTGGTGATATTGAGGTGAAAAGTAAGATAGGAGAAGGTTCTACTTTCACTGTTATCATTCCACTAAAAATTGATAGTATTGAGAATGGAATTAAGATAGAAAATAGAAAAACTAAGAAAAAGAATTCTGATCATATAAGAAAAAAAAATCACCTGCTTATTGTGGAAGACAACCCGACTACGATTATTCAGATTAAGGAAATTCTGCAGCAGGAAGGTTTTTCGATAGAAATTGCAGAAGGTGGAAGGCAAGCTTTGGATTATGTGGAAGAGCGAATTCCGGATGGAATAATCCTGGACCTGATGATGCCCGATGTCGATGGTTTTGAAGTTTTGGAAACTATTCGTTCCAAACCGGAAACTGAAAACATTCCTGTGCTTATATTAACTGCCAAAAACCTGACTAACAAGGATTTGAAAAAACTCACTTCCAACAATATTCAACAGCTTGTTCAAAAAGGCGATATCAATCGAACGGGATTTTTGAATAAGATCTCTGAAATGATGAGCGAAGAGGAAAGCAAATTTGAGGTAGGTAAGACCAAAGCTTCTGTTAAAAATGGAAAACCTAAAATTCTAATTATCGAGGATGATCCCGACAGTGTTATTACATTAAAAGCAATTTTAAAGGACAATTATGATATTCTGGAAGCCAATGATGGAGAAGCAGGTCTGAGGAAAGCTGTATTCAAATTACCCGATGTGATCTTGCTGGATATTAATCTTCCCAAAATGGATGGAACAGAGATTGCCGGAATATTAAAAAACTCTGCTGATACAAAACATATCAAAATTATTGCAGTTACAGCTAGAGTGATGCCGGAAGATAAAGAATATATCCTGGCTTCAGGATGTGATGGATTCATTTCCAAACCGGTCGATAAAAAAGATCTGATAACTGAAATAGAGAAGCAAATGCGAATTTTAAAAAAAAACTGA
- a CDS encoding tetratricopeptide repeat protein — MKLSIEYTETDTAKALQLGKQILEESIRNNLDASKARNNLAYIHYIRSEYKKALKILLENEKKLEQNEADETLAELYKYSGFIYTEQKKYQKAIDYYKKSLKIYQNLNMPWQISTIYSSLGKVYELQQKNAEALAYYQKSLSIDTELNNLQDMAVLSYIIGNNYEFLAEYVKALKSYFKALNYYQALEDSSGIADSYNTIGNIFHAINDFDSALDYYEKHLHLQQALNNKEGLAISYNNIGIIYDDTKKYEKALEYYLKALKMDEERGDEEGISTVSNNIGLAYLELEKFDLALQFLNRSLKISNQINDTWAIANTNNNLAAVYLELKNYPLAFSYVDKGYEIAKTISAKDLELEALDIYSKLYRATGNYKKSLEFYIEHSKLEQALFTTSIRKIADIQKTNEAQEQERQTEILRKNNQIKDLLLERQRNLKYFLISLIILVVLFLVVLYNRYALKKRENKIILEKNEMITKQKIQLDEALKELQILHSDLQRKMDEIKIGRERLQLLNKTLRHDLANDLVVVRSAIRIYRRNPDDAFLEEINSRVLKCLGTIKRLRDQESFMNSHSDLIEMNLKKVLQKTRKDHPEVNFEIEGDGFVFADEGLYSVFENLTANSLKHGKAKNIIVKICEEDRFIKVNFFNDGDRIAEDIIERIFEEGFHFGETGNTGIGLHIVKQTIENYDGFVDVENEDNGVNFILKLRKAIQTEL; from the coding sequence ATGAAGCTCTCAATAGAATATACCGAAACCGATACTGCCAAAGCCTTGCAGCTTGGAAAACAGATTCTGGAAGAAAGCATCAGAAACAACCTTGATGCTAGCAAAGCCAGGAATAATCTGGCTTACATTCATTATATTCGGTCGGAGTATAAAAAAGCTCTGAAAATTCTTTTGGAAAATGAAAAAAAATTGGAGCAAAACGAAGCTGATGAAACTTTAGCGGAACTCTATAAATATTCAGGATTTATTTATACTGAACAAAAAAAATATCAGAAAGCAATTGATTATTATAAAAAATCGCTGAAAATTTATCAAAATTTGAACATGCCCTGGCAAATATCTACTATATATTCGTCTCTGGGAAAAGTTTATGAATTGCAGCAAAAAAACGCAGAAGCATTGGCATATTATCAAAAATCTCTTTCGATAGATACTGAACTGAATAATTTACAAGATATGGCAGTTCTATCTTATATTATTGGGAATAATTATGAATTCCTGGCCGAATATGTAAAAGCATTGAAATCGTATTTTAAAGCCTTAAATTATTATCAGGCTCTTGAAGATTCCAGCGGTATTGCAGATTCTTATAATACCATTGGAAACATTTTTCATGCCATAAATGATTTTGATAGTGCTCTGGATTATTACGAGAAACATCTGCATTTGCAACAAGCCCTCAATAATAAAGAAGGTTTAGCGATTTCCTACAATAATATTGGCATCATTTATGATGACACAAAAAAATATGAAAAAGCACTGGAATATTATCTGAAAGCTTTGAAAATGGATGAAGAGAGAGGTGATGAGGAAGGTATTTCCACAGTTTCAAATAATATTGGACTGGCTTATTTAGAATTGGAAAAATTTGATTTAGCACTTCAGTTCTTAAATAGATCACTAAAAATATCCAACCAGATTAATGATACCTGGGCAATAGCAAATACTAACAATAATTTGGCTGCGGTATATCTGGAATTAAAGAACTATCCGCTTGCATTTTCTTACGTAGATAAAGGTTATGAAATAGCAAAAACTATTTCTGCAAAAGACCTGGAATTGGAAGCATTGGATATTTATTCCAAATTGTATAGAGCAACAGGAAATTACAAAAAGTCTCTGGAATTTTACATAGAGCATTCAAAATTGGAACAAGCTTTATTCACAACAAGTATCCGAAAAATTGCCGATATTCAGAAAACAAATGAAGCACAAGAACAGGAACGACAAACTGAAATTTTAAGAAAGAATAACCAGATAAAAGATTTGTTGCTGGAAAGGCAGAGAAACCTGAAATATTTTCTTATTAGTCTCATCATTCTGGTAGTCTTGTTTCTGGTTGTTTTATACAATCGTTATGCTCTCAAAAAAAGAGAAAACAAGATAATTCTGGAAAAGAATGAAATGATAACAAAACAGAAAATTCAACTTGATGAAGCTTTGAAAGAGCTGCAGATATTGCATTCCGATCTACAGAGGAAAATGGACGAAATTAAAATTGGAAGAGAACGACTTCAACTACTAAATAAGACTCTGCGTCATGATCTGGCAAACGATCTTGTGGTAGTAAGGAGCGCTATCAGGATCTATCGCAGAAATCCCGATGATGCATTTCTTGAAGAAATCAATAGCCGTGTTCTGAAATGCCTTGGTACCATAAAAAGACTGCGAGATCAGGAATCATTTATGAATTCTCACAGTGATCTTATTGAAATGAATTTAAAGAAAGTATTGCAAAAAACTCGCAAGGACCATCCTGAAGTAAATTTCGAAATCGAAGGTGATGGCTTTGTGTTTGCCGATGAAGGATTGTATTCAGTATTTGAAAATCTGACTGCAAACTCATTAAAGCATGGAAAAGCAAAAAATATTATAGTAAAAATCTGTGAAGAGGATAGATTCATCAAAGTCAACTTTTTTAATGATGGAGACAGGATTGCAGAAGATATAATTGAACGCATTTTTGAAGAAGGTTTTCACTTTGGTGAAACTGGAAATACTGGTATAGGATTACATATTGTAAAACAGACCATCGAAAATTATGATGGCTTTGTTGATGTAGAAAATGAAGATAATGGCGTTAATTTTATTTTGAAATTGCGCAAAGCTATTCAAACGGAATTATAA
- a CDS encoding protein-glutamate O-methyltransferase CheR: MKQKIGQILHYLRESRGYDFSGNRINMLQRRISTRQYATKTSDFDEYYEYLTQNHDEIDNLLDAFTINVTSFFRDTLSFAYLEKHVLSNILASCIENKSTLRVWSAGCASGEEAYSVAILLKELFDKEKTGISASIFATDIDRNVIEKAKLAIYNEDAMKDVPLKYLNKYFEQNNGEFHLKEQIKEMVNFSVYDLLSSKYSVPPESVFGDFDLVLCRNVLIYFESDFQKIILDKLLKSLKLGGYLMLGESEIPTTGELKYFVQINANCKIFKKIF; this comes from the coding sequence ATGAAGCAGAAAATTGGGCAAATATTGCATTATTTACGGGAATCCAGAGGTTACGATTTTTCGGGAAACAGAATTAATATGCTGCAGCGACGAATTTCGACCAGACAATATGCTACAAAAACATCAGATTTTGATGAATATTACGAATATCTAACTCAAAATCATGATGAAATAGATAATTTATTGGATGCATTTACAATAAATGTAACCAGTTTCTTTCGCGATACACTTTCTTTTGCCTATCTTGAAAAACACGTCCTTAGCAATATTCTGGCAAGTTGTATTGAAAACAAATCCACACTCAGAGTTTGGTCGGCTGGATGTGCTTCGGGAGAAGAGGCTTATTCAGTAGCTATTTTATTGAAAGAATTATTTGATAAAGAAAAAACTGGCATTTCAGCTTCGATATTTGCCACGGATATAGATAGAAATGTTATCGAAAAAGCTAAGCTAGCTATCTACAACGAAGATGCAATGAAAGATGTTCCCTTAAAATATCTCAACAAATATTTTGAACAGAATAATGGTGAATTCCACCTGAAAGAACAGATAAAAGAGATGGTGAATTTTTCTGTTTATGATCTTCTTTCTTCAAAGTATTCCGTACCGCCGGAAAGTGTCTTTGGCGATTTTGACCTTGTTTTATGCCGAAATGTGCTTATTTATTTTGAATCTGATTTTCAAAAGATTATTTTGGATAAATTATTAAAGTCCTTAAAATTAGGTGGATATTTAATGTTGGGAGAATCTGAAATTCCTACGACGGGTGAACTCAAATATTTTGTTCAAATAAATGCAAATTGTAAGATTTTTAAAAAAATATTTTGA
- the secD gene encoding protein translocase subunit SecD: MKNSKIRGLIIVAVLLVTAYFFAPLVVPNLPSFWTEKELRLGLDLQGGSQIQLEVDFSELTLSQDDKEDAVKTAYQIIRNRIDQFGVAEPIIQRVGTTNRIILQLPGLDDPSRAKNLIGKTALLEFKLLADGEQYEEATKALDRFLQDNLDQFEELKPFADITTEEVTDVLESEEEEEVEGEEAEEDNLYIFTNLTTSSNDEPYTVDYENLALLKKLLKNEDFKNALPAGLQLAVGREDANDPYKARQIYVLKEKSEITGKYLEKAQTKIGQGYAPKDQGPYILLTFNKAGARIFKNVTGQHINERLAILLDDIVYIAPTIQSRIPSGEARITGQFTIEEVQDLVIVLNAGSLPAPVKIIEERTVGPTLGSDSIRAGMMAAIIGLAIVFIFMIFYYGLSGLIADIAVAVNVIFILAVLTMFEATLTMPGIAGVILTIGMAVDANVIIFERIRENLHMGKTVRTAVDGGFSRALVTILDANITTLITALVLYQFGTGPIRGFAVTLSIGIVGSMFASIVLAKAIFDGFVTNVARDKLSI; this comes from the coding sequence ATGAAGAACAGTAAAATTAGAGGATTAATCATCGTTGCAGTTCTACTTGTTACGGCATATTTCTTTGCTCCGTTGGTTGTTCCGAACCTTCCTTCGTTCTGGACCGAGAAAGAATTAAGACTTGGTCTGGATTTACAAGGTGGATCTCAAATTCAACTGGAAGTTGATTTTTCGGAATTAACACTTTCGCAAGACGATAAAGAGGATGCTGTAAAAACTGCCTATCAAATCATTCGCAACAGGATCGACCAGTTTGGAGTGGCCGAACCAATTATTCAACGTGTAGGAACCACAAACAGAATTATTCTCCAGCTTCCTGGCTTGGATGATCCCAGCCGTGCAAAAAACCTGATCGGTAAAACTGCACTTTTGGAATTCAAACTGCTGGCAGACGGAGAGCAATATGAAGAAGCTACAAAAGCTTTGGATAGATTTCTGCAGGATAATTTAGATCAGTTTGAAGAATTAAAACCATTTGCCGATATTACTACTGAAGAAGTTACAGATGTATTGGAATCGGAAGAAGAGGAAGAAGTAGAAGGCGAAGAAGCTGAAGAAGATAACCTGTATATCTTCACAAATCTTACTACTTCCAGTAATGATGAGCCATACACGGTAGATTATGAAAATCTGGCACTTCTGAAAAAATTATTGAAAAATGAAGACTTCAAAAATGCACTTCCTGCCGGACTGCAGCTTGCAGTAGGAAGAGAAGATGCAAACGATCCCTACAAAGCAAGACAGATCTATGTGCTGAAAGAAAAATCAGAAATTACAGGAAAATACCTGGAAAAAGCTCAGACCAAGATCGGTCAGGGATATGCACCAAAAGATCAGGGACCGTACATTCTACTTACTTTCAACAAAGCCGGTGCCAGAATCTTTAAAAATGTAACAGGACAGCATATAAATGAAAGACTGGCAATTTTGTTGGATGATATTGTTTATATTGCACCTACGATTCAATCTCGCATTCCAAGTGGAGAAGCAAGAATTACAGGACAATTTACGATCGAAGAAGTGCAAGACCTTGTGATTGTGTTGAATGCCGGTTCACTTCCTGCACCTGTCAAGATCATCGAAGAAAGAACTGTAGGGCCAACTCTTGGATCCGACAGTATCAGAGCCGGTATGATGGCAGCCATTATCGGTTTGGCAATTGTCTTCATATTTATGATATTTTATTATGGACTTTCCGGTTTGATCGCAGATATTGCAGTTGCTGTGAACGTAATCTTTATTCTGGCTGTTCTAACCATGTTTGAAGCTACACTTACGATGCCAGGTATTGCCGGTGTAATTCTTACGATTGGTATGGCTGTGGATGCAAACGTGATCATCTTCGAAAGAATTAGAGAAAATTTACATATGGGAAAAACAGTACGTACTGCAGTGGATGGTGGCTTCAGTAGAGCTCTGGTCACAATTCTGGATGCCAATATAACCACTCTTATTACTGCTTTAGTACTTTATCAATTTGGAACTGGACCAATTCGTGGATTTGCAGTTACGCTTTCCATCGGTATCGTTGGTTCGATGTTCGCTTCAATCGTTTTAGCAAAAGCCATATTCGACGGATTCGTTACCAATGTGGCAAGAGATAAACTTAGTATTTAG
- a CDS encoding DUF3467 domain-containing protein translates to MANKKKLNLKIDEKVGEGVYSNFCMITHSPSEFIIDFGRIVPGLPNAKIYSRILSTPQHAKQFLKILQQNIENFENKHGEINMPGMPDAKDIGFKAEIPNKD, encoded by the coding sequence ATGGCTAACAAGAAAAAACTGAATTTAAAGATTGATGAGAAAGTAGGCGAAGGAGTTTATTCCAATTTTTGCATGATAACACATTCACCTTCGGAATTTATTATTGATTTCGGAAGAATTGTTCCAGGACTTCCCAATGCAAAAATTTATAGCAGGATTTTATCTACACCACAGCATGCCAAGCAATTCCTCAAGATATTGCAGCAGAATATTGAAAACTTTGAAAACAAGCATGGTGAGATCAATATGCCGGGAATGCCGGATGCAAAAGATATCGGATTTAAAGCTGAAATTCCAAATAAAGATTAA
- the coaD gene encoding pantetheine-phosphate adenylyltransferase yields the protein MKRAIYAGTFDPITNGHVDVLKKAAELFDEVILAVADHTGKDTIFDLDKRVELCKKSVLDMPKIKVMKFHGLVVNFAKRVKADAMIRGLRAVSDFEYELSQALMNKKMYQDIDTVFFVPSYRYLYLSSTIIREVHSLGGDVTDLIPNCVDEELKELRKNKEKNNG from the coding sequence ATGAAACGAGCAATTTATGCAGGAACGTTCGATCCCATTACAAATGGTCATGTAGATGTTCTGAAAAAAGCTGCAGAACTGTTTGATGAAGTGATTTTGGCTGTTGCAGATCATACTGGAAAGGATACAATTTTCGATCTGGATAAACGCGTCGAACTTTGCAAAAAATCTGTTCTGGATATGCCGAAGATAAAAGTAATGAAATTCCATGGTTTGGTGGTTAATTTTGCCAAACGAGTAAAAGCCGATGCCATGATAAGAGGTTTGAGAGCTGTTTCCGATTTCGAGTACGAACTGTCTCAGGCGCTCATGAACAAAAAGATGTATCAAGATATCGACACAGTGTTTTTCGTGCCGAGCTATCGCTATCTGTATCTAAGTTCCACGATTATTCGAGAAGTACATTCACTGGGTGGAGATGTGACGGATCTTATCCCAAATTGTGTGGATGAAGAACTAAAAGAATTAAGAAAAAACAAGGAGAAAAATAATGGCTAA
- a CDS encoding aminopeptidase P family protein: MYSERRDKLNKQLENNEILIVFAASESSYPSYFWQDSNFLYCTGLQIPDAVFVQRKVKDKLQTTLFIERGIPEMEVWEGKKLTKQETTKLSGIKTVSFLDELERKMQFYLNGMEKCYINLNNTNLSKPLNKQQIFANKIKEHFPNITIDEAMKRISPLRAIKDKWEIKQMQKAIDVTGAGIASIMKNAKAGMMEYELEAELLFASKKAGFRHLGFHPIIASGVNAATLHYSQNNSKIGKNDLILMDLGLACNGYSSDITRTFPVSGKFTKRQKDVYQEVLNVNKEIISMIKPGVSLQELNKKTVELITEALFRLKLIKEKSEYFKYYMHSVGHHLGMAAHDVGPRDTALEAGNVITVEPGIYIPKEKIGVRIEDDILVTKTGHKNLSQNIPKEVDELEK, encoded by the coding sequence ATGTATAGCGAAAGAAGAGATAAACTGAATAAACAACTGGAAAATAATGAGATATTGATTGTTTTCGCAGCATCAGAATCCAGCTATCCCAGTTATTTTTGGCAGGACAGCAATTTTCTCTATTGCACAGGATTGCAAATTCCTGATGCTGTATTTGTTCAAAGAAAAGTAAAAGATAAATTGCAAACTACTCTTTTTATCGAGCGTGGCATTCCCGAAATGGAAGTGTGGGAAGGCAAAAAATTAACTAAACAAGAAACAACAAAATTATCTGGGATTAAAACTGTTTCTTTTCTGGACGAACTGGAAAGAAAGATGCAGTTCTATTTGAATGGAATGGAAAAATGCTACATCAATCTAAATAATACCAATCTTTCCAAACCGCTCAACAAACAGCAGATCTTTGCCAATAAGATAAAAGAACATTTTCCAAATATAACGATAGATGAAGCAATGAAGAGGATCTCTCCACTTCGGGCAATCAAGGATAAATGGGAAATTAAGCAAATGCAGAAAGCTATCGATGTAACGGGTGCTGGAATTGCTTCTATAATGAAAAATGCCAAAGCAGGAATGATGGAATATGAATTGGAAGCAGAATTACTTTTTGCTTCTAAGAAAGCTGGTTTTCGTCATCTGGGATTCCATCCGATCATTGCCAGCGGTGTAAATGCTGCCACTTTGCATTATAGCCAGAATAATTCTAAAATCGGCAAAAACGATCTGATCCTGATGGATCTTGGTTTGGCCTGCAATGGTTATAGTTCCGACATAACCAGAACTTTTCCAGTTTCTGGTAAATTTACCAAGCGTCAAAAGGATGTTTACCAGGAAGTCTTGAATGTGAATAAAGAAATAATTTCAATGATAAAACCAGGTGTATCTCTTCAGGAATTGAATAAAAAAACAGTTGAATTGATCACCGAAGCTCTGTTCAGACTGAAGTTGATCAAAGAGAAAAGTGAATACTTCAAATATTACATGCACAGCGTCGGTCATCATCTGGGAATGGCAGCTCATGATGTGGGACCGCGTGATACAGCTCTGGAAGCAGGAAATGTAATTACAGTTGAACCAGGTATTTACATTCCAAAAGAAAAGATCGGAGTGCGAATTGAAGATGATATTTTAGTTACAAAAACAGGTCATAAAAATCTTTCACAAAACATTCCCAAAGAAGTGGATGAATTGGAAAAATGA